From a region of the Eriocheir sinensis breed Jianghai 21 chromosome 25, ASM2467909v1, whole genome shotgun sequence genome:
- the LOC127003576 gene encoding uncharacterized protein LOC127003576, translating to MLPRWMTLVAWVTLLLLLVYPSDSFLLGYVIDTSVEAADGYEIINPLDSWFLGGATSIVYNALTFNFFGIKEWIRHIYEVVASYAIFEGLGLVITAVVNIIAAIAVSVTEIITVIVANIIEGVWRAKLAILEFLFRVFTGRSFDGVAGLVRALSDIYGLDYTL from the coding sequence ATGCTACCCCGCTGGATGACTCTGGTAGCCTGGGTGACCCTACTTCTACTGCTGGTCTACCCAAGTGACTCCTTCCTCCTTGGCTATGTGATTGATACGAGCGTGGAGGCGGCCGATGGCTACGAAATCATCAACCCCCTCGACAGCTGGTTTCTCGGGGGCGCCACCAGCATCGTGTATAACGCCCTAACCTTCAACTTCTTCGGGATAAAGGAATGGATCAGGCATATCTATGAAGTGGTTGCCTCGTATGCGATCTTCGAAGGGCTGGGACTCGTCATCACAGCGGTGGTCAACATCATCGCGGCCATCGCTGTCTCAGTCACGGAAATCATAACGGTGATCGTCGCTAATATCATCGAGGGTGTGTGGAGAGCGAAGCTGGCCATCCTCGAGTTCCTGTTCAGGGTATTCACGGGAAGGAGTTTTGACGGGGTGGCAGGTCTGGTGCGTGCCCTCAGTGATATCTATGGACTCGATTACACACTGTGA